A stretch of Carya illinoinensis cultivar Pawnee chromosome 14, C.illinoinensisPawnee_v1, whole genome shotgun sequence DNA encodes these proteins:
- the LOC122293505 gene encoding scopoletin glucosyltransferase-like — MYSSFPLNVPIVAKTIERTKTGGNSVVKIDIQTIEFPAVEAGLPEGCETTDSRTTHEKMFTFISSLKMLRQPLEQLLQNHDHPHCIVADMVFPWTIDAAAKFGIPVLVFNSTSFLSVSAGVSMRQYKPQMEVSSDSEPFVIPNFPGEIKLTRMKLSTPTDNKYGETFLSDLMKEVGEFEVRSYGIILNSFYELEPAYANHYTKVCGRKAWYIGPVSLCNKDAEDKGQRGKEPSIDKHECMNWLNTKHINSVVYICFGSLSNFLDFQLMEIAMGLEASGQQFIWVMPTVCEWNMLNERAPMWSRPLLY, encoded by the coding sequence ATGTATTCTTCTTTCCCGCTCAACGTCCCTATAGTTGCGAAAACGATTGAAAGAACCAAAACTGGCGGCAATAGCGTCGTCAAGATTGATATCCAAACCATCGAGTTCCCGGCAGTAGAGGCCGGCCTCCCAGAAGGGTGCGAGACTACTGACTCCAGGACTACCCATGAAAAGATGTTCACTTTCATCAGTTCCCTTAAGATGCTCCGGCAACCACTCGAGCAGCTACTGCAAAATCATGATCATCCTCATTGCATTGTTGCTGACATGGTCTTTCCATGGACAATTGATGCTGCCGCTAAATTTGGTATCCCAGTGCTTGTTTTTAATTCAACCAGTTTTTTGTCTGTGTCCGCAGGGGTGAGCATGCGACAGTACAAGCCTCAAATGGAAGTTTCATCTGATTCTGAACCATTCGTCATCCCTAACTTTCCTGGAGAGATAAAGTTGACAAGGATGAAACTGTCAACCCCCACTGATAACAAATACGGTGAAACATTCCTTTCCGACCTCATGAAAGAAGTTGGAGAATTCGAGGTGAGGAGCTATGGGATTATTTTGAACAGCTTCTACGAGCTCGAGCCAGCTTATGCAAATCATTACACAAAGGTTTGCGGAAGAAAGGCATGGTATATAGGCCCAGTTTCACTCTGCAACAAGGACGCTGAAGACAAAGGTCAGAGGGGAAAAGAACCCTCGATTGATaaacatgaatgcatgaatTGGCTTAACACAAAGCATATTAATTCAGTTGTTTATATATGTTTCGGAAGCTTGTCTAACTTCCTTGATTTTCAGCTAATGGAGATTGCAATGGGTCTTGAGGCTTCTGGGCAGCAATTCATCTGGGTCATGCCCACTGTGTGCGAATGGAATATGTTAAATGAAAGGGCGCCCATGTGGAGTAGACCCCTCCTCTACTGA
- the LOC122293185 gene encoding linoleate 9S-lipoxygenase 5-like isoform X1: protein MEHQRLASVIKGEVVIIRHGHSVPGKSVSVHVCSCTEDNPGSGRGRLSESAYLKQGKSNKINGIKTTTYKVKLHVDPEFGIPGALVIKSQNKHKFFIESASLQAFNQTIHFNCNSWMYPFKKTKADRVFFSNTSYLPDQTPSGLMELRKSELKSLRGKRTGERKEWDRIYDYDCYNDLGNPDKGRKHTRPVLGGSVSHPYPRRLRTGRPPSNEDLFTESHSGKDSLDIYVPPDERFSPKKLSAFILNSFQATIHFLSPEEKSLFQQDFSSFHTFEETHRMFSSNRSHAVEEWVKGILKKGVPEDLYREVIHASKKNPLKFPLPQIIAENGMAWLDDEEFGRQMLAGINPTRIQCLEVFPPQDKNGVRSSIKRSHIEHNLGDLTVVEAMNQWRLFILDHHDYLMPYISRINTKGVCVYASRTLLFLRSDDTLKPIAIELSLTGSNDGNEINRVFVPSSQGTEAALWQLAKAHVATNDSVYHHLISHWLQTHAIVEPFIIATRRQLSEMHPIHRLLNPHFKDTMHINALARRILINSGGILEKILFSGEVSMKLSSELYKRWRFDEQGLPADLVKRGMALEDEDPNNPTGVQLLFEDYPYGADGLEIWTAIKTWVTEFCSIFYEDNNSVETDSELQAWWWEIQYVGHGDKCHKEWWYQMTTCSTLIETLTILIWIASAIHASVNFGQYAYAGYPPNRPTLCRKFIPKEGTFEYAEFLKDPDKYYLKMLPDTFEMSIGVALVEVLSWHTSDEVYLGQRPSEWTDNEEVRHKFEKFNGTLKEIEGKIMSRNGDPKLKNRWGPAKVPFNGLYPDTSNIASKVRITGKGIPNSISI, encoded by the exons ATGGAACACCAACGCCTGGCATCTGTTATCAAGGGGGAAGTTGTCATCATCCGTCATGGTCACTCAGTTCCTGGAAAATCAGTCTCGGTTCACGTCTGTAGTTGCACTGAAGACAATCCTG GATCTGGCAGAGGGAGGTTGAGCGAGAGTGCATACCTCAAACAAggaaaaagcaacaaaataaaTGGCATAAAAACCACAACTTATAAAGTGAAGTTGCACGTTGATCCAGAGTTTGGAATTCCAGGAGCTCTGGTCATAAAAAGCCAAAACAAGCATAAATTCTTCATTGAGTCGGCATCTCTCCAAGCTTTTAATCAGACTATCCACTTCAACTGCAACTCTTGGATGTACCCTTTCAAAAAGACTAAAGCTGATCGAGTATTTTTCTCAAACACA AGTTATCTTCCAGACCAGACACCAAGTGGTCTGATGGAACTGAGGAAGAGCGAACTCAAAAGCTTGAGAGGAAAGAGGACTGGAGAGAGGAAGGAATGGGATCGAATCTACGACTATGACTGCTATAATGACCTTGGCAACCCTGACAAAGGTCGAAAGCATACGAGACCTGTCTTAGGTGGGTCTGTTTCACATCCATATCCTCGTAGGCTAAGAACAGGTCGGCCTCCCAGTAATGAAG ATCTTTTCACTGAAAGTCATTCGGGAAAAGACAGCTTGGATATATATGTTCCTCCAGATGAGCGTTTCAGCCCCAAGAAACTATCTGCATTTATATTGAACTCATTCCAGGCTACCATACATTTCCTAAGCCCGGAGGAAAAATCACTGTTCCAACAAGATTTTAGTAGTTTTCACACATTCGAAGAGACACACAGAATGTTTTCTAGCAATAGAAGCCATGCAGTGGAAGAATGGGTTAAAGGGATTCTAAAGAAAGGGGTGCCAGAAGACCTTTACAGAGAAGTCATTCATGCAAGCAAGAAAAACCCATTGAAATTTCCATTGCCTCAAATTATAGCAG AAAATGGAATGGCATGGTTGGATGATGAGGAGTTTGGGCGCCAGATGCTTGCTGGAATTAATCCAACACGAATCCAGTGCTTGGAG GTATTTCCACCACAGGACAAAAATGGAGTGAGAAGTTCAATAAAGAGATCACACATAGAGCACAACCTTGGTGATCTGACTGTTGTTGAG GCAATGAATCAATGGAGGCTATTCATTTTAGATCACCATGACTACCTAATGCCATATATAAGCAGAATAAACACAAAGGGTGTTTGTGTTTATGCATCTCGAACACTACTATTCTTAAGGAGTGATGACACGCTAAAGCCAATAGCAATAGAACTTAGCTTGACTGGCTCGAATGATGGCAACGAGATCAATAGGGTGTTTGTTCCATCAAGTCAAGGGACTGAAGCAGCATTGTGGCAGCTTGCTAAAGCTCATGTTGCAACTAACGACTCTGTCTATCATCACCTAATCAGCCATTG GCTGCAAACCCATGCAATAGTTGAACCATTCATCATTGCCACTAGAAGGCAGTTGAGTGAGATGCATCCGATCCATCGTTTACTGAATCCTCATTTCAAAGACACCATGCACATAAATGCATTGGCTCGGAGAATCCTCATCAACTCAGGAGGAATCcttgagaaaatattgttttcTGGTGAAGTCTCCATGAAGTTGTCTTCTGAGCTTTACAAGCGGTGGAGATTTGATGAGCAGGGCCTTCCTGCTGATCTAGTTAAAAG AGGTATGGCCCTGGAAGATGAAGATCCAAACAATCCCACTGGAGTTCAGCTACTCTTTGAGGACTATCCCTATGGAGCAGATGGACTTGAGATATGGACTGCCATCAAGACATGGGTCACAGAGTTTTGCTCAATCTTCTACGAAGACAATAATTCTGTCGAGACTGATTCAGAACTCCAAGCATGGTGGTGGGAAATACAATATGTAGGTCATGGCGATAAGTGCCACAAGGAATGGTGGTATCAAATGACAACATGCTCAACCCTAATAGAGACTTTAACAATTCTCATTTGGATAGCATCTGCAATCCATGCTTCAGTGAACTTTGGGCAATACGCATATGCTGGTTACCCTCCCAATCGTCCCACACTATGTCGAAAGTTCATTCCAAAGGAAGGAACATTTGAATATGCTGAATTCCTCAAGGATCCAGACAAATACTATCTTAAGATGTTGCCTGACACGTTTGAAATGTCCATTGGTGTAGCATTAGTGGAGGTCCTCTCATGGCATACATCAGACGAAGTGTACTTGGGCCAAAGGCCATCCGAGTGGACAGATAATGAAGAGGTTCGACATAAATTTGAGAAGTTTAATGGCACACTTAAAGAGATAGAGGGAAAAATCATGAGCCGGAATGGAGATCCCAAGCTCAAGAACAGATGGGGTCCTGCAAAAGTACCATTCAATGGTTTATACCCAGATACATCCAATATTGCTTCGAAAGTCCGCATCACGGGAAAGGGGATTCCTAACAGCATATCCATTTGA
- the LOC122293185 gene encoding linoleate 9S-lipoxygenase 5-like isoform X2: MELRKSELKSLRGKRTGERKEWDRIYDYDCYNDLGNPDKGRKHTRPVLGGSVSHPYPRRLRTGRPPSNEDLFTESHSGKDSLDIYVPPDERFSPKKLSAFILNSFQATIHFLSPEEKSLFQQDFSSFHTFEETHRMFSSNRSHAVEEWVKGILKKGVPEDLYREVIHASKKNPLKFPLPQIIAENGMAWLDDEEFGRQMLAGINPTRIQCLEVFPPQDKNGVRSSIKRSHIEHNLGDLTVVEAMNQWRLFILDHHDYLMPYISRINTKGVCVYASRTLLFLRSDDTLKPIAIELSLTGSNDGNEINRVFVPSSQGTEAALWQLAKAHVATNDSVYHHLISHWLQTHAIVEPFIIATRRQLSEMHPIHRLLNPHFKDTMHINALARRILINSGGILEKILFSGEVSMKLSSELYKRWRFDEQGLPADLVKRGMALEDEDPNNPTGVQLLFEDYPYGADGLEIWTAIKTWVTEFCSIFYEDNNSVETDSELQAWWWEIQYVGHGDKCHKEWWYQMTTCSTLIETLTILIWIASAIHASVNFGQYAYAGYPPNRPTLCRKFIPKEGTFEYAEFLKDPDKYYLKMLPDTFEMSIGVALVEVLSWHTSDEVYLGQRPSEWTDNEEVRHKFEKFNGTLKEIEGKIMSRNGDPKLKNRWGPAKVPFNGLYPDTSNIASKVRITGKGIPNSISI, translated from the exons ATGGAACTGAGGAAGAGCGAACTCAAAAGCTTGAGAGGAAAGAGGACTGGAGAGAGGAAGGAATGGGATCGAATCTACGACTATGACTGCTATAATGACCTTGGCAACCCTGACAAAGGTCGAAAGCATACGAGACCTGTCTTAGGTGGGTCTGTTTCACATCCATATCCTCGTAGGCTAAGAACAGGTCGGCCTCCCAGTAATGAAG ATCTTTTCACTGAAAGTCATTCGGGAAAAGACAGCTTGGATATATATGTTCCTCCAGATGAGCGTTTCAGCCCCAAGAAACTATCTGCATTTATATTGAACTCATTCCAGGCTACCATACATTTCCTAAGCCCGGAGGAAAAATCACTGTTCCAACAAGATTTTAGTAGTTTTCACACATTCGAAGAGACACACAGAATGTTTTCTAGCAATAGAAGCCATGCAGTGGAAGAATGGGTTAAAGGGATTCTAAAGAAAGGGGTGCCAGAAGACCTTTACAGAGAAGTCATTCATGCAAGCAAGAAAAACCCATTGAAATTTCCATTGCCTCAAATTATAGCAG AAAATGGAATGGCATGGTTGGATGATGAGGAGTTTGGGCGCCAGATGCTTGCTGGAATTAATCCAACACGAATCCAGTGCTTGGAG GTATTTCCACCACAGGACAAAAATGGAGTGAGAAGTTCAATAAAGAGATCACACATAGAGCACAACCTTGGTGATCTGACTGTTGTTGAG GCAATGAATCAATGGAGGCTATTCATTTTAGATCACCATGACTACCTAATGCCATATATAAGCAGAATAAACACAAAGGGTGTTTGTGTTTATGCATCTCGAACACTACTATTCTTAAGGAGTGATGACACGCTAAAGCCAATAGCAATAGAACTTAGCTTGACTGGCTCGAATGATGGCAACGAGATCAATAGGGTGTTTGTTCCATCAAGTCAAGGGACTGAAGCAGCATTGTGGCAGCTTGCTAAAGCTCATGTTGCAACTAACGACTCTGTCTATCATCACCTAATCAGCCATTG GCTGCAAACCCATGCAATAGTTGAACCATTCATCATTGCCACTAGAAGGCAGTTGAGTGAGATGCATCCGATCCATCGTTTACTGAATCCTCATTTCAAAGACACCATGCACATAAATGCATTGGCTCGGAGAATCCTCATCAACTCAGGAGGAATCcttgagaaaatattgttttcTGGTGAAGTCTCCATGAAGTTGTCTTCTGAGCTTTACAAGCGGTGGAGATTTGATGAGCAGGGCCTTCCTGCTGATCTAGTTAAAAG AGGTATGGCCCTGGAAGATGAAGATCCAAACAATCCCACTGGAGTTCAGCTACTCTTTGAGGACTATCCCTATGGAGCAGATGGACTTGAGATATGGACTGCCATCAAGACATGGGTCACAGAGTTTTGCTCAATCTTCTACGAAGACAATAATTCTGTCGAGACTGATTCAGAACTCCAAGCATGGTGGTGGGAAATACAATATGTAGGTCATGGCGATAAGTGCCACAAGGAATGGTGGTATCAAATGACAACATGCTCAACCCTAATAGAGACTTTAACAATTCTCATTTGGATAGCATCTGCAATCCATGCTTCAGTGAACTTTGGGCAATACGCATATGCTGGTTACCCTCCCAATCGTCCCACACTATGTCGAAAGTTCATTCCAAAGGAAGGAACATTTGAATATGCTGAATTCCTCAAGGATCCAGACAAATACTATCTTAAGATGTTGCCTGACACGTTTGAAATGTCCATTGGTGTAGCATTAGTGGAGGTCCTCTCATGGCATACATCAGACGAAGTGTACTTGGGCCAAAGGCCATCCGAGTGGACAGATAATGAAGAGGTTCGACATAAATTTGAGAAGTTTAATGGCACACTTAAAGAGATAGAGGGAAAAATCATGAGCCGGAATGGAGATCCCAAGCTCAAGAACAGATGGGGTCCTGCAAAAGTACCATTCAATGGTTTATACCCAGATACATCCAATATTGCTTCGAAAGTCCGCATCACGGGAAAGGGGATTCCTAACAGCATATCCATTTGA
- the LOC122293470 gene encoding scopoletin glucosyltransferase-like encodes MTTRSCSETESKSAMGSTSRQLHVFFFPFMAPGHMIPMLDMAKLFTTRGVKATIITTPLNVPSVAKTIERTKTCGNSVVKIDIQTIEFSAVEACLPEGCETTDSKTTHEKMTTFLSSLKMLRQPLEQLLQNHDHPHCIVADMVFPWTIDAAAKFGIPVLVFNSSSVFSASAMVSIGQYKPQVEVSSDSEPFVIPNFPGEIKLTRMKLPTFTDNKYVKAFFSDLMKEVGESEVRSYGVILNSFYELEPAYANHYTKVCGRKAWYIGPVSLCNKDAEDKGQRGKESFIDKHECMNWLNTKHINSVVYICFGSLSNFRDSQLMEIAMGLEASGQQFIWVVRKDKNEKEDEDWLPMGFEKRMEGKGLIIRGWAPQLLILDHEAVGGFVTHCGWNSTLEGVTAGLPMVTWPLFAEQFFNEKLLTEVLKIGVPVGAQQCVEFSGNDNPIKKEAIEKAVRHLMEGEEAKEMRSRAKELGEMARRAIEEGGSSYSQLNALIEELKALHS; translated from the coding sequence ATGACCACTCGTTCTTGTTCTGAAACTGAGTCAAAATCTGCTATGGGTAGCACAAGCCGCCAGCTCCATGTATTCTTCTTTCCCTTTATGGCCCCTGGCCATATGATACCAATGTTAGACATGGCCAAGCTATTCACAACCCGAGGTGTCAAAGCAACCATAATCACCACCCCGCTCAACGTCCCTAGTGTTGCGAAAACGATTGAAAGAACCAAAACTTGCGGCAATAGCGTCGTCAAGATTGATATCCAAACCATCGAGTTCTCGGCAGTAGAGGCCTGCCTCCCAGAAGGGTGCGAGACTACTGACTCCAAGACTACCCATGAAAAGATGACCACTTTCCTCAGTTCCCTTAAGATGCTCCGGCAACCACTCGAGCAGCTACTGCAAAATCATGATCATCCTCATTGCATTGTCGCTGACATGGTCTTTCCATGGACAATTGATGCTGCCGCTAAATTTGGTATCCCAGTGCTTGTTTTTAATTCAAGCAGTGTTTTTTCTGCGTCCGCAATGGTGAGCATCGGACAGTACAAGCCTCAAGTGGAAGTTTCATCTGATTCTGAACCATTCGTCATCCCTAACTTTCCTGGAGAGATAAAGTTGACAAGGATGAAACTGCCAACCTTCACTGATAACAAATACGTTAAAGCATTCTTTTCCGACCTCATGAAAGAAGTTGGAGAATCCGAGGTGAGGAGCTATGGGGTTATTTTGAACAGCTTCTACGAGCTCGAGCCAGCTTATGCAAATCATTACACAAAGGTTTGCGGAAGAAAGGCATGGTATATAGGCCCAGTTTCACTCTGCAACAAGGACGCTGAAGACAAAGGTCAGAGGGGAAAAGAATCCTTCATTGATaaacatgaatgcatgaatTGGCTTAACACAAAGCATATCAATTCAGTTGTTTATATATGTTTCGGAAGCTTGTCTAACTTCCGTGATTCGCAGCTAATGGAGATTGCAATGGGTCTTGAGGCTTCTGGGCAGCAATTCATCTGGGTTGTGAGGaaagacaaaaatgaaaaagaagatgaagattggTTACCCATGGGATTTGAgaagagaatggaaggtaaGGGACTGATTATAAGAGGTTGGGCACCCCAACTTTTAATTTTGGATCATGAAGCAGTGGGAGGATTTGTGACACATTGTGGGTGGAACTCGACATTAGAAGGAGTGACTGCTGGGCTGCCTATGGTGACATGGCCATTGTTTGCTGAGCAATTTTTCAACGAGAAGTTACTGACTGAGGTATTGAAGATTGGGGTTCCTGTTGGTGCTCAGCAATGTGTTGAATTTAGTGGGAATGATAATCCTATAAAGAAGGAAGCAATAGAGAAGGCTGTGAGGCACCTCATGGAAGGTGAAGAAGCAAAGGAAATGAGAAGCAGAGCCAAAGAACTTGGGGAGATGGCAAGGAGAGCCATTGAAGAAGGTGGATCATCTTATTCCCAGTTGAATGCTTTAATTGAAGAGTTAAAGGCCCTCCACAGTTAA